The genomic region CGCGCCGGGCGCCCGTGGGCCCGCTCAGGCCGGGCGGCCCAGCGGGCCCGCCTCCGCCGCCGGCTCCTCCGGGGCCGCCGGGAGCAGGAGCGTCATGGTGGTGCCCACGCCGAGCGTGCTCGCCGGGACGAGGCTGCCGCCGTGCGCCTCGGCGATGCGACGGGTGAGCGAGAGCCCCAGCCCCACGCCGCCGGTGGCGCGCGCGCGGCTCTTGTCGCCCCGGAAGAAGGGGGTGCCGAGCCGGGGCAGGTCCTCGGGCGGGATCCCGTCGCCGGAGTCGATGACCTCGATGGCGACCCCGCTCCCCCGCCGCGACGCCCGCAGCGTGATGGGGGCGCCGGCGCGCGAGTACTTCCGGGCGTTGTCGAGCAGGTTGTCCACCGCGCGCCGCAGGAGCGGGCCGTCCCCGTCGATCCCCGGGAGCCCCGGCTCGACCTCGACCGCGAGCGGCCGCTCCGGGTGGCGCTGCCGCAGCCGCTCCGCCGCCTCGCCCACCACGCGGGCCACCTCCAGCCGCGCCCGGCGCAGGGGCGGCGCGCCGGTGAGGGCGCTGCTGCGCGAGAGGTCGAGGCGAGCGGCCGCGAGGATGTCGGTCACGAGCTGCTCGAGCTCGGAGAGGTCCTGGGCGATCTCGGCGAGCGACTCGCGCGCCACCGCCGGGTCGCCCGACTCCGCCAGGTCGAGCGCGACGCGGATCCGCGCCAGCGGGGTGCGCAGCTCGTGGGCCACGTTGGCCACGAGCTCGGTCTGCGAGCGGACGAGCTGCTCCACCCGGTCCGCCATGTCGTCGAAGGCGTGGGCCACGGCGCCGAGCTCGTCGCTGCGCGCGAGGCCGGTCCGGGCGCGCAGGTCGCCGGCGCCGAGCGCGTGGGCGGTCTGCGCGAGCCGCTCCATGGGCCGCGCCAGCGACCGGCCGAGCAGCGCCGCGGCGACCCCCAGCGCGACCAGCAGGAGCGCGAAGCCGAGCAGCTCGAGGGGCGGCTTCTGGGGGTGCGGGTGCGCGCTCTCCATCACGAGGTAGCCGGCCGGGCCGTCGTCGCCCGGCACCTCGAAGACGAGCTGGCAGCGGTCCGGCAGGCAGGGGCCGCCCCGCTCCACCAGCTCGGCCCGGCCGAGCGCCTCGCGCTCCCCGGCGGTGGGCGCCGGGAGCGGCGGCTGCCTCGTGGACGCGACCAGCGTGCCGTCCGGCAGCCAGGCGCTGATGGCGACCTGGAGCTGGATGGCGGCGGCGCCCACCTCGGCCGAGACCGCGTCCTGCGAGCCCCAGCGGACCGCGAGCTCCCCCGCCGTGAACCGGGCCACGTCGGCGAAGGGGCCGCCGTGGCGCGGCGGGCGCCAGAGGGCGCTCGCGACCGCGACGAGGGCGAGCACCACCGCGAGGAGCGCGGCGGCGGTCACGAGGTAGATGCGGATCGCGAGCCGCTGGCGGCCCCGCACCGGTCGGGCGCTCACGGGTCCCGACCCGCTCACGCCGGCTCCTCCGGGTCGGCCGCGAGCAGGT from Anaeromyxobacter paludicola harbors:
- a CDS encoding sensor histidine kinase, which gives rise to MSARPVRGRQRLAIRIYLVTAAALLAVVLALVAVASALWRPPRHGGPFADVARFTAGELAVRWGSQDAVSAEVGAAAIQLQVAISAWLPDGTLVASTRQPPLPAPTAGEREALGRAELVERGGPCLPDRCQLVFEVPGDDGPAGYLVMESAHPHPQKPPLELLGFALLLVALGVAAALLGRSLARPMERLAQTAHALGAGDLRARTGLARSDELGAVAHAFDDMADRVEQLVRSQTELVANVAHELRTPLARIRVALDLAESGDPAVARESLAEIAQDLSELEQLVTDILAAARLDLSRSSALTGAPPLRRARLEVARVVGEAAERLRQRHPERPLAVEVEPGLPGIDGDGPLLRRAVDNLLDNARKYSRAGAPITLRASRRGSGVAIEVIDSGDGIPPEDLPRLGTPFFRGDKSRARATGGVGLGLSLTRRIAEAHGGSLVPASTLGVGTTMTLLLPAAPEEPAAEAGPLGRPA